A region from the Thermus neutrinimicus genome encodes:
- a CDS encoding PaaI family thioesterase, translating to MKAIQLYYPPEWAHCYGCGYLNPMGLHLKTYWKAEEGQSETRFTPSPHHTAIPGFVYGGLLASLVDCHSTATAAAAKAHAEGLDLETHPLRFVTASLKVDYLKPTPLGPELLLLGRAKEIKGKKVVVETELYANGEVTVRGEAVLVQITGGFGQENSAPKAG from the coding sequence ATGAAGGCCATCCAGCTCTACTACCCACCGGAGTGGGCCCACTGCTACGGGTGCGGCTACCTGAACCCCATGGGCCTCCACCTCAAGACCTACTGGAAGGCGGAGGAGGGCCAGAGCGAAACCCGTTTCACCCCCAGCCCCCACCACACCGCCATCCCCGGGTTCGTCTACGGGGGGCTTCTCGCCTCCCTGGTGGACTGCCACTCCACCGCCACCGCCGCAGCCGCCAAGGCCCATGCGGAGGGCTTGGATTTGGAAACCCATCCCCTGCGCTTCGTCACCGCCAGCCTCAAGGTGGACTACCTGAAGCCCACCCCCTTGGGACCCGAGCTGCTCCTTCTGGGCCGGGCCAAGGAGATTAAGGGGAAGAAGGTGGTGGTGGAAACCGAGCTCTACGCCAACGGGGAGGTAACCGTGCGGGGGGAGGCGGTTTTGGTGCAGATCACCGGGGGTTTTGGTCAGGAAAATAGCGCTCCAAAAGCTGGATGA
- a CDS encoding bifunctional 3,4-dihydroxy-2-butanone-4-phosphate synthase/GTP cyclohydrolase II, producing the protein MEGLASVKELLEELRQGRPVILVDDEDRENEGDLIMAAEHVTPEWVNFMLKECRGLLCVALTEERAKALDLPLMVERNQDPQGTRFTVSVDARGTSTGISAFERAATIRLLADPEATPQDFRRPGHIFPLVARPGGVLRRAGHTEATVDLLRLAGLRPVGSLIEILKEDGTMARLPDLLDFARRHGLKVGTIADLIRYRLEKGDLYVKREAEALLPTRFGEFRILGYRDSLTGEEHAALVMGSWDPEEPILVRMHSECLTGDALHSLRCDCGFQRDLALERIAQEGKGVLVYLRQEGRGIGLVNKIRAYHLQDQGLDTVEANLALGFPPDLRDYGVGAQILYDLGVRKMRLLTNNPRKVKALSGFGIEIVERLPLRAGDNPHNERYLQAKKEKLGHWMD; encoded by the coding sequence ATGGAGGGTTTGGCCAGCGTCAAGGAGCTTTTGGAGGAACTCCGCCAGGGCCGCCCGGTGATCCTGGTGGACGACGAGGACCGGGAAAACGAGGGCGACCTCATCATGGCGGCGGAACACGTGACCCCGGAGTGGGTGAACTTTATGCTCAAGGAGTGCCGGGGCCTCCTTTGCGTGGCCCTCACGGAGGAGCGGGCCAAGGCCTTGGACCTGCCCCTCATGGTGGAGAGGAACCAGGATCCCCAGGGCACCCGCTTCACCGTGAGCGTGGATGCCCGGGGGACCAGCACGGGGATTTCCGCCTTTGAGCGGGCGGCCACCATCAGGCTCCTGGCTGATCCCGAGGCCACCCCCCAGGATTTCCGCCGCCCGGGGCATATCTTCCCCCTGGTGGCCAGGCCGGGCGGGGTCCTGAGGCGGGCCGGGCACACCGAGGCCACGGTGGACCTTTTGCGCCTGGCGGGGCTTAGGCCGGTGGGAAGCCTCATCGAGATTCTCAAGGAGGATGGCACCATGGCCCGGCTACCCGACCTCCTGGACTTTGCCAGGCGCCACGGGCTTAAGGTGGGCACCATCGCCGACCTCATCCGCTACCGCTTGGAGAAGGGGGACCTCTACGTGAAGCGGGAGGCGGAGGCCCTGTTGCCCACCCGGTTTGGCGAGTTCCGCATCTTGGGCTACCGGGATAGCCTCACGGGGGAGGAGCACGCCGCCTTGGTCATGGGAAGCTGGGACCCTGAGGAGCCCATCCTGGTGCGCATGCACTCCGAGTGCCTCACCGGGGATGCCCTCCACTCCTTGAGGTGCGACTGCGGCTTCCAGCGGGACCTGGCCCTGGAACGGATCGCCCAGGAGGGGAAGGGGGTTTTGGTCTACCTGAGGCAGGAGGGGCGGGGAATCGGCCTCGTCAACAAGATCCGGGCCTACCACCTGCAGGACCAAGGGCTGGACACGGTGGAGGCCAACCTGGCCTTGGGATTTCCTCCGGATCTAAGGGACTACGGGGTGGGGGCCCAGATCCTCTACGACCTGGGGGTGCGCAAGATGCGCCTTCTCACCAATAACCCGCGCAAGGTGAAGGCCCTGTCCGGCTTCGGCATCGAGATCGTGGAGCGCCTTCCCTTGCGGGCCGGGGACAATCCCCACAACGAGCGGTACCTCCAGGCCAAGAAGGAGAAGCTCGGGCACTGGATGGACTGA
- the ribD gene encoding bifunctional diaminohydroxyphosphoribosylaminopyrimidine deaminase/5-amino-6-(5-phosphoribosylamino)uracil reductase RibD codes for MRELDERFLRRALQLAERARGHTHPNPLVGAVLVQGGRIVGEGYHPRAGEPHAEVFALRQAGPLAQGATLYVSLEPCNHFGRTPPCSLALLQAGVARVVAAARDPNPWAQGGLERLRAGGVEVEAGLLEAEAREQNEAFFHAQEKGRPFVLLKAALTLDGKVAAPSGDARHVSSEASRRVAQAYRQWLPAVMVGVGTVLTDDPWLTVREPDFRPFPLMLEPPPLRDPVKVVLDTEARTPPTARIFQEGPRGEPARVWVLVGQGAPRERLKALEEAGGQVVELPREGGRVSLEAALTFLLEEGLDGVLLEGGPRLAGAFWQRGLVDKLALFLAPKLLGEGRGFLEGFSLERMAEARRLRIVRKEWLGEDLWLEAYPEG; via the coding sequence TTGCGAGAGCTGGACGAGCGTTTTCTCCGTAGGGCGTTGCAGCTGGCCGAGCGGGCTCGAGGCCACACCCACCCCAACCCCCTGGTGGGGGCGGTGCTGGTGCAAGGGGGCCGCATCGTGGGGGAGGGGTACCATCCCCGGGCAGGGGAGCCCCATGCGGAGGTTTTTGCCCTAAGGCAGGCCGGGCCCTTGGCCCAAGGGGCCACCCTTTACGTGTCCTTGGAACCCTGCAACCACTTTGGCCGCACCCCCCCTTGTTCCCTGGCCCTTCTCCAGGCGGGGGTGGCCCGGGTGGTGGCGGCGGCCCGGGACCCTAACCCCTGGGCCCAAGGGGGTCTGGAACGGCTCAGGGCCGGGGGGGTGGAGGTGGAGGCGGGGCTCCTGGAGGCCGAGGCCCGGGAGCAGAACGAGGCCTTCTTCCACGCTCAGGAAAAGGGCCGGCCCTTTGTGCTCCTAAAGGCTGCCTTGACCTTGGACGGCAAGGTGGCGGCCCCAAGCGGGGATGCCCGCCACGTGTCCTCGGAGGCAAGCCGGCGCGTGGCCCAGGCCTACCGCCAGTGGCTCCCCGCGGTGATGGTGGGGGTGGGGACGGTCCTCACGGACGACCCCTGGCTCACCGTGCGGGAGCCCGACTTCAGGCCCTTTCCCCTGATGCTGGAGCCCCCGCCCCTTAGGGACCCGGTGAAGGTGGTCCTGGACACAGAGGCCCGCACCCCTCCCACCGCCCGCATCTTTCAGGAGGGGCCCCGGGGAGAGCCCGCCCGGGTGTGGGTGCTGGTGGGCCAGGGGGCGCCCAGGGAAAGGCTTAAGGCCCTGGAGGAGGCGGGTGGCCAGGTGGTGGAGCTTCCCAGGGAGGGGGGAAGGGTGAGCCTCGAGGCGGCCCTGACCTTTTTGCTGGAGGAGGGCCTGGACGGGGTGCTCTTGGAAGGGGGCCCAAGGCTGGCCGGGGCCTTTTGGCAAAGGGGTTTGGTGGACAAGCTGGCCCTTTTCCTGGCCCCTAAGCTTTTGGGGGAGGGGAGAGGGTTCTTGGAGGGCTTTTCCCTGGAGCGCATGGCGGAGGCCAGAAGGCTCAGGATCGTCCGGAAGGAGTGGCTAGGGGAGGACCTTTGGCTGGAAGCGTACCCGGAGGGATGA
- a CDS encoding riboflavin synthase, whose protein sequence is MFTGLVEETGEILRVEEGPFLRVRIAAQEVLSDLKVGDSVAVDGVCLTAVAVDGEGFWVELAQETLRRTAPTWRVGHRPNLERALRVGDRLGGHFVTGHVDGVAEVVAIREAPGARDYYFRPPRELLRYVAEKGSVALNGVSLTVAGLEGDAFFVTLIPHTLKVTNLGSLRVGERVNLEVDLIARYLERIMRGE, encoded by the coding sequence ATGTTCACGGGACTGGTGGAGGAAACCGGCGAGATTCTACGGGTGGAGGAAGGCCCTTTCCTCAGGGTCCGGATTGCCGCTCAGGAGGTGCTTTCCGACCTTAAGGTGGGGGATTCGGTGGCGGTGGACGGGGTTTGTCTCACCGCGGTGGCGGTGGACGGGGAGGGCTTCTGGGTGGAGCTTGCCCAGGAGACCCTGCGCCGCACCGCTCCCACCTGGCGGGTGGGGCACCGGCCCAACCTGGAAAGGGCCCTTAGGGTGGGGGACCGGCTTGGGGGGCATTTCGTCACCGGGCATGTGGACGGGGTGGCGGAGGTGGTGGCCATCCGGGAGGCCCCGGGGGCCAGGGACTACTACTTCCGCCCTCCCCGGGAGCTCCTCCGCTATGTGGCCGAGAAGGGAAGCGTGGCCTTAAACGGGGTTTCCCTTACGGTGGCGGGGCTAGAGGGGGATGCCTTCTTTGTGACCCTCATCCCCCACACCCTAAAGGTCACCAACCTGGGAAGCCTTCGGGTGGGGGAGCGGGTGAACCTCGAGGTGGACCTCATCGCCCGTTATCTGGAACGGATCATGAGGGGGGAATGA
- a CDS encoding acyl-CoA mutase large subunit family protein, giving the protein MRKKHDWLRETYQKSLEKMPERPIAHRTLSDIAPEPLYTPEDIGVLDPEYEEKRGYPGEYPYTRGVYGSMYRSKLWTMRMFAGFGTAEQTNERFKKLLKAGQTGLSVAFDLPTLMGYDSDHPLSKGEVGKCGVAVSSLADMEVLFEGINLEEVTTSMTINSPANAIWAMYLAVAKKKGYDWKKLGGTIQNDILKEFIAQKEFIFPPEPSVKLVIDTFEWGPKNVPKWNFISVSGYHIREAGSTAVQELAWTLADGFEYVEAALKRGLDIDEFAPRISFFFDVHNDFFEEIAKFRAARRIWAKEMRHRYGAKNPQSWMLRTHAQTAGVSLTAQQPLNNIARVAIQALAAVLGGTNSLHTDAYDEALALPTEESATIALRTQQIIAYESGVTHTIDPLAGSYYVEWLTDEMERQAMAIIEEIRRMGGVVRAIEEGYFLRELAEASYRYQQEVERKERIIVGVNAFTDEIPLKVPIQLVDPEVERVQAERLARVRRERDPKRVEEALAGLRRAAVEGQNTMPHFVECALAYCTLGEMMDVLREVYGTYQEPAYV; this is encoded by the coding sequence ATGCGCAAGAAGCACGACTGGCTCAGGGAAACGTACCAGAAGAGCCTGGAGAAGATGCCCGAAAGGCCCATAGCCCACCGCACCCTTTCGGACATCGCCCCAGAGCCCCTCTACACCCCCGAGGACATCGGGGTCCTGGACCCGGAGTACGAGGAGAAGCGGGGCTACCCTGGGGAGTACCCCTACACCCGCGGGGTCTATGGCTCCATGTACCGGTCCAAGCTCTGGACCATGCGCATGTTCGCGGGCTTCGGCACCGCCGAGCAGACCAACGAGCGCTTCAAGAAGCTGTTAAAGGCGGGCCAGACCGGCCTCAGCGTGGCCTTTGACCTGCCCACCCTCATGGGTTACGACTCCGATCACCCCCTCTCCAAGGGGGAGGTGGGTAAGTGCGGGGTGGCGGTCTCCAGCCTGGCGGACATGGAGGTTCTCTTCGAGGGGATCAACCTCGAGGAGGTCACCACCTCCATGACCATCAACAGCCCCGCCAACGCCATCTGGGCCATGTACCTGGCGGTGGCCAAGAAAAAGGGCTACGACTGGAAAAAGCTGGGGGGCACCATCCAAAACGACATCCTCAAGGAGTTCATCGCCCAGAAGGAGTTCATCTTCCCCCCTGAGCCCAGCGTGAAACTGGTCATCGACACCTTTGAGTGGGGGCCCAAAAACGTTCCCAAGTGGAACTTCATCTCCGTCTCCGGCTACCACATCCGGGAGGCCGGTTCCACCGCTGTGCAGGAGCTGGCCTGGACCCTGGCGGACGGGTTTGAGTACGTGGAGGCCGCCCTCAAGCGGGGCCTGGACATCGACGAGTTCGCCCCCAGGATCAGCTTCTTCTTCGATGTCCACAACGACTTCTTTGAGGAGATCGCCAAATTCCGCGCCGCCCGGCGCATCTGGGCCAAGGAGATGCGCCACCGCTACGGGGCCAAGAACCCCCAGAGCTGGATGCTTCGCACCCATGCCCAGACCGCCGGGGTCTCCCTCACCGCCCAGCAGCCCCTCAACAACATCGCCCGGGTGGCCATCCAGGCCCTGGCCGCCGTCCTTGGGGGCACCAACAGCCTCCACACCGATGCCTACGACGAGGCCCTGGCCCTGCCCACGGAGGAGTCTGCCACCATCGCCCTCAGAACCCAGCAGATCATCGCCTACGAAAGTGGGGTCACCCACACCATCGACCCCCTGGCGGGAAGCTACTACGTGGAGTGGCTCACCGACGAGATGGAGCGCCAGGCCATGGCCATCATCGAGGAGATCCGGCGCATGGGGGGCGTGGTGCGGGCCATCGAGGAGGGCTACTTCCTCCGGGAGCTGGCCGAGGCCAGCTACCGCTACCAGCAGGAGGTGGAGCGCAAGGAGAGGATCATCGTGGGGGTGAACGCCTTCACCGACGAGATCCCCCTCAAGGTCCCCATCCAGCTGGTGGACCCCGAGGTGGAGCGGGTCCAGGCAGAGCGCCTGGCCCGGGTGCGCCGGGAGCGGGACCCCAAGCGGGTGGAGGAGGCCCTTGCGGGCCTAAGGAGGGCAGCGGTGGAGGGCCAGAACACCATGCCCCACTTCGTGGAGTGCGCCCTAGCCTACTGCACCCTGGGGGAGATGATGGACGTCTTGCGGGAAGTGTACGGCACCTACCAGGAGCCAGCCTACGTTTAG
- the rimP gene encoding ribosome maturation factor RimP: protein MDLWRLVEEAVGPLDLEVLEVREAPGEVLVRLERKDERPIRVADLERASRAIEAVFDREDPIPGSYRLLVESPGPKRPLFTRRHFERFQGLKAKVPGPEGFTGRILRVEEEEVVFQVGQEEKRLRIGTFRATLAEWPKEPR, encoded by the coding sequence GTGGACCTTTGGCGGTTGGTGGAGGAAGCGGTAGGGCCCCTGGACCTCGAGGTCCTGGAGGTGAGGGAAGCCCCCGGGGAGGTCCTGGTCCGCCTGGAGCGGAAGGACGAAAGGCCCATCCGCGTGGCCGACCTGGAACGGGCCAGCCGGGCCATAGAGGCTGTCTTTGACCGGGAGGACCCCATCCCGGGAAGCTACCGCCTTCTCGTGGAGTCCCCCGGCCCCAAGCGCCCCCTCTTCACCCGCCGCCACTTTGAGCGTTTCCAGGGCCTCAAGGCCAAGGTGCCGGGGCCCGAGGGCTTCACCGGGCGCATCCTCCGGGTGGAGGAGGAGGAGGTGGTCTTCCAGGTGGGCCAGGAGGAAAAGCGCCTTAGGATCGGCACCTTCCGCGCCACCCTCGCCGAGTGGCCCAAGGAGCCCAGGTAA
- a CDS encoding cobalamin B12-binding domain-containing protein, with amino-acid sequence MDRRIRVLIAKPGLDGHDRGAKVVARALRDAGMEVIYTGLRQTPEMIVSAAIQEDVDAIGLSILSGAHMHYFREVKRLLEEQGASDILLFGGGIIPDEDVPKLKELGVAAVFGPGTSTQEIVDFLRRAVPERWQAQGLA; translated from the coding sequence ATGGACCGGCGCATACGGGTGCTCATCGCCAAGCCCGGGCTGGACGGCCACGACCGGGGGGCCAAGGTGGTGGCCCGGGCCCTAAGGGATGCGGGCATGGAGGTGATCTACACTGGGCTCAGGCAAACCCCGGAGATGATCGTCTCCGCGGCCATTCAGGAGGACGTGGACGCCATAGGGTTATCCATCCTCTCGGGGGCGCACATGCACTACTTCCGGGAGGTGAAAAGGCTCCTCGAGGAGCAAGGGGCCTCAGACATCCTCCTCTTCGGGGGAGGAATCATCCCCGACGAGGACGTGCCCAAGCTGAAGGAGCTAGGGGTGGCAGCGGTGTTCGGCCCCGGGACCAGCACCCAGGAGATCGTGGACTTCCTAAGGCGGGCGGTGCCGGAGCGCTGGCAGGCCCAGGGCTTAGCATGA
- a CDS encoding cation diffusion facilitator family transporter yields MAERAARLSLLVALLVLGLKALAYLLTGSVALLSDALESTVNVAAALLALFAIRFAHRPPDETHPFGHTKAEYFSAVLEGVLVVVAALLIAQEALPRLLQPKPLEGLGLGLVVSLAASLLNGLLAWHLIRKGKVLRSPALTADGYHVLSDVLTSAGVLAGVGLAGLTGLWVLDPLLALLVAGNILFMGFRLVRQSVGGLMDEGLPAEEVGRMRKTIAEALGGRALEVHDLKTRKAGHRTFLEFHLVVPGSMTVEEAHRLCDELERVLEEGFPGLTVTIHVEPESEKKRLG; encoded by the coding sequence GTGGCGGAAAGGGCTGCCCGCCTTAGCCTCCTGGTGGCCCTTTTGGTCTTGGGGCTCAAGGCCTTGGCCTATCTCCTCACGGGCTCGGTGGCGCTTCTATCGGACGCCCTCGAGTCCACGGTGAACGTGGCCGCGGCCCTCCTGGCCCTTTTCGCCATACGCTTTGCCCACCGCCCCCCCGACGAAACCCATCCCTTCGGCCACACCAAGGCCGAGTACTTCTCCGCGGTCCTGGAGGGGGTTTTGGTGGTGGTGGCGGCCCTTTTGATCGCCCAAGAAGCCCTGCCCCGCCTCCTCCAGCCCAAGCCCCTCGAGGGCCTGGGGCTGGGCCTGGTGGTTAGCCTCGCCGCCTCCCTCCTTAACGGCCTCCTGGCCTGGCACCTTATCCGTAAGGGCAAGGTCCTCCGTTCCCCCGCCCTCACCGCCGACGGGTACCACGTGCTTTCCGACGTGCTCACCTCGGCGGGGGTTCTCGCCGGGGTGGGGCTTGCCGGGCTCACGGGGCTATGGGTGCTGGACCCCCTCCTGGCCCTGTTGGTGGCAGGGAACATCCTTTTCATGGGCTTCCGCCTGGTACGCCAGTCCGTGGGAGGGCTTATGGACGAGGGGCTTCCCGCGGAGGAGGTGGGGCGGATGCGAAAGACCATCGCCGAGGCCCTTGGGGGGAGGGCCCTCGAGGTGCACGACCTTAAAACCCGTAAGGCAGGGCACCGGACCTTTTTGGAGTTCCACCTGGTGGTGCCGGGGTCCATGACCGTGGAGGAGGCCCACAGGCTCTGCGACGAGTTGGAAAGGGTCTTGGAGGAAGGCTTCCCCGGGCTTACCGTCACCATCCACGTGGAACCCGAAAGCGAAAAGAAGCGCCTGGGGTGA
- a CDS encoding vWA domain-containing protein, with the protein MLRALRVGVLALLFLAFLDPRWPMPGRVVYLLDFSPSARESVFALADRLPRDGLYVAFAGRAVKLPSPTARRLDLGEATNLKAAFQEAEALKPARVVLVSDGLFDPIPAPFPLDALYVPPMPHVDVRLVPPPYSLQGETVGVGVVLEAPLPVEARLRVEGPGGSVEKSLWVEGRKTLAYTFSLTEEAQVRAVVEGAWGRSEAQVSLEPADRGKALVLGDPALARYLEAQGFQVEEGPFRMPLEADLVVVGLGVLDLPEEAPEALRDYLRRGGGLLFTATPRGLFFGGWDRALPEDLPLKPWGRKGAALVLVLDVSGSMEGEKLSLAVAGALELVRSAAAEDHLGVVLFSSTHRVLFPPRPMTEQGKKEAESLLLSVRAGGGTVLGPAFREAVRLLQGVPLERRGVLVLSDGLISDPQGPILELAEASGLEVSAVALGPDADRAFLEELSRRGGGRYYQAATARELPRLFLREGQEVFQGERLEGRFPLQAKPHPLTEGLAPPPLAVLLPARAEPWAQVILESEGRAVLALGERGEGRVAALATDLSRSWRGWEGAAPFLGGLARYLMGSVKALGLYAYPEGNGVRAVVLGRLEAPLFLSGGKEVPLVPTGPARYEVRVGEAGVLLDGKRRIPLAPPLPGEWAPREGKEVLRAMAEASGGRLLTLEDLGRPVAAPLPLRPYLLALALALFLLERFGEARRGFPR; encoded by the coding sequence ATGCTCCGGGCTCTTAGGGTTGGGGTCCTCGCGCTCCTCTTCCTGGCCTTCCTGGACCCCAGGTGGCCCATGCCGGGGCGGGTGGTGTACCTCCTGGACTTTTCCCCTTCTGCCCGGGAAAGCGTCTTTGCCCTGGCGGATCGGCTTCCTAGGGATGGCCTGTATGTGGCCTTTGCCGGGAGGGCGGTGAAGCTTCCCTCCCCCACCGCCCGCAGGCTGGACCTGGGGGAGGCGACAAACCTGAAGGCGGCCTTTCAGGAGGCGGAGGCCCTAAAGCCCGCCCGGGTGGTGCTGGTTTCCGATGGGCTTTTTGATCCCATACCGGCCCCTTTTCCCCTGGATGCCCTCTATGTGCCCCCCATGCCCCATGTGGACGTGCGCCTGGTCCCTCCTCCTTACTCCCTCCAGGGGGAAACGGTGGGGGTGGGGGTGGTCCTCGAGGCTCCCCTACCCGTGGAGGCCCGGCTTAGGGTGGAGGGTCCTGGGGGGTCCGTGGAAAAGAGTCTTTGGGTGGAGGGTCGCAAAACCCTGGCCTATACCTTCTCCCTTACGGAGGAGGCCCAGGTGAGGGCGGTGGTGGAAGGCGCCTGGGGCAGGAGCGAGGCCCAGGTGAGCCTGGAACCTGCCGACCGCGGCAAGGCCCTGGTGTTGGGGGATCCGGCCTTGGCCCGTTACCTGGAGGCCCAGGGTTTTCAGGTGGAGGAGGGCCCCTTCCGCATGCCCTTGGAGGCCGACCTGGTGGTGGTGGGCCTCGGGGTCCTGGACCTGCCGGAGGAGGCCCCGGAGGCCCTTAGGGATTACCTACGCCGGGGAGGAGGGCTTCTTTTCACCGCCACCCCCAGGGGCCTTTTCTTTGGCGGTTGGGACCGGGCCTTGCCGGAGGACCTCCCCTTAAAGCCCTGGGGGCGCAAGGGGGCGGCCTTGGTCCTGGTCCTGGACGTTTCCGGAAGCATGGAGGGGGAGAAGCTTTCCCTGGCGGTGGCCGGGGCCTTGGAACTGGTGCGCTCGGCGGCGGCGGAGGACCACCTGGGCGTGGTCCTCTTCTCCTCAACCCATCGGGTCCTTTTCCCCCCTAGGCCCATGACGGAACAGGGCAAGAAGGAGGCGGAAAGCCTTCTCCTCTCCGTGCGGGCGGGGGGCGGCACGGTGTTGGGCCCCGCCTTCCGGGAGGCGGTGCGGCTTTTGCAGGGGGTGCCGCTGGAGCGCAGAGGGGTCTTGGTCCTGAGCGATGGCCTCATCTCCGATCCCCAGGGGCCCATCCTGGAGCTGGCGGAGGCCTCGGGCCTCGAGGTGAGCGCCGTGGCCCTGGGGCCCGACGCCGACCGGGCCTTCTTGGAGGAGCTTTCCCGCCGGGGCGGGGGGCGGTACTACCAGGCGGCCACCGCCCGGGAACTTCCCCGGCTCTTCCTGAGGGAGGGCCAGGAGGTCTTCCAGGGGGAGAGGTTGGAAGGCCGGTTCCCCCTCCAGGCCAAGCCCCATCCCCTCACCGAGGGCCTGGCCCCACCCCCCCTCGCCGTCCTCCTCCCCGCCCGGGCCGAGCCTTGGGCCCAGGTGATCCTGGAAAGCGAGGGGCGGGCGGTGTTGGCCCTGGGCGAAAGGGGAGAGGGGCGGGTGGCCGCCTTGGCCACCGACCTTTCCCGATCCTGGCGGGGTTGGGAAGGGGCGGCTCCCTTTCTTGGGGGGCTTGCCCGCTACCTCATGGGAAGCGTGAAGGCCCTGGGCCTCTACGCCTACCCTGAGGGGAACGGGGTCCGTGCCGTGGTCCTGGGCCGTCTAGAGGCCCCCCTTTTCCTTAGCGGGGGAAAGGAAGTCCCCCTGGTGCCCACGGGTCCTGCGCGCTACGAGGTGCGGGTTGGGGAAGCGGGGGTGCTCTTGGACGGGAAGCGCCGCATACCCCTAGCCCCGCCCCTTCCCGGGGAGTGGGCTCCCAGGGAGGGAAAAGAGGTTCTCAGGGCCATGGCTGAGGCCTCTGGGGGAAGGCTTTTGACCCTCGAGGACCTAGGGCGGCCAGTAGCGGCCCCGCTTCCCCTGCGCCCCTACCTGCTGGCCTTGGCCTTGGCGCTTTTCCTCCTGGAGCGCTTCGGCGAGGCACGGCGGGGTTTTCCCAGATGA
- the lysS gene encoding lysine--tRNA ligase produces MNEQTRQRLLNLEALVEAGFQPYPYRFPKTHSAKEILISKQGAPPESEWEGEVALAGRIVALRRMGKVTFAHLLDESGKIQLYFQKDLTPGYELLKKLDVGDILGATGTVFTTKTGEVTVKVLSWTPLVKSLHPLPDKWHGIKDKEVRYRQRYLDLIVNPEVREVFRRRTAMVRYIRRFFEERGFLEVETPILQATTGGAEARPFKTYHHALDHEFYLRISLELYLKRLLVGGFEKVFEIGRNFRNEGIDHNHNPEFTMLEAYWAYADYQDMARLVEELLSGLVLHLFGSYQVPYGGRVLDFTPPFRRISFVEALKEKAGLPFDPLDLERLRIFADAHHPELAQVPSYKLLDKLFGIYVEPELQNPTFVFDFPLAISPLAKRHREKPGLTERWDLYAAGMELAPAYSELNDPLDQRERFLEQARRRREGDEEAPEPDEDFLLALEYGMPPAAGLGLGLDRLAMILTDQPSLRDVLLFPLLKPKRELVEEEA; encoded by the coding sequence ATGAACGAACAGACGAGGCAACGCCTGCTCAACCTGGAAGCCCTGGTGGAGGCGGGCTTTCAACCCTACCCCTACCGCTTCCCCAAAACCCATAGCGCCAAGGAGATCCTCATCTCCAAGCAGGGGGCTCCCCCGGAAAGCGAGTGGGAAGGGGAAGTGGCCTTGGCCGGGCGGATCGTGGCCCTACGCCGCATGGGGAAGGTCACCTTTGCCCACCTCCTGGACGAAAGCGGGAAGATCCAGCTCTATTTCCAAAAGGACCTTACCCCGGGCTACGAGCTCCTAAAGAAGCTGGACGTGGGGGACATCCTGGGGGCCACGGGCACGGTCTTCACCACCAAGACCGGGGAGGTGACGGTGAAGGTCCTCTCCTGGACCCCCCTGGTGAAAAGCCTCCACCCCCTCCCCGACAAGTGGCACGGGATCAAGGACAAGGAGGTGCGCTACCGGCAGCGCTACCTGGACCTTATCGTCAACCCCGAGGTGCGGGAGGTCTTCCGCCGGCGCACCGCCATGGTGCGCTACATCCGCCGCTTCTTTGAGGAGCGGGGGTTTTTGGAGGTGGAAACCCCCATCCTCCAGGCCACCACCGGCGGGGCGGAGGCCAGGCCCTTCAAGACCTACCACCACGCCCTGGACCACGAGTTCTACCTCCGCATCTCCCTGGAGCTTTACCTGAAGCGCCTTCTGGTGGGCGGGTTTGAGAAGGTCTTTGAGATCGGGCGGAACTTCCGCAACGAGGGCATCGACCACAACCACAACCCCGAGTTCACCATGCTGGAGGCCTACTGGGCCTACGCCGACTACCAGGACATGGCCAGGCTGGTGGAGGAACTCCTTTCCGGCTTGGTCCTCCACCTCTTTGGCAGCTACCAGGTGCCCTACGGGGGCCGGGTGCTGGACTTCACCCCCCCCTTCCGGCGCATCTCCTTCGTGGAAGCCCTGAAGGAAAAAGCCGGCCTCCCCTTTGACCCCCTGGACCTGGAACGGCTTAGGATCTTCGCCGACGCCCACCACCCCGAGCTGGCCCAGGTCCCCAGCTACAAGCTTCTGGACAAGCTTTTCGGGATCTACGTGGAGCCGGAACTCCAGAACCCCACCTTCGTCTTTGACTTCCCCTTGGCCATCAGTCCCCTGGCCAAGCGGCACCGGGAAAAACCCGGGCTCACGGAGCGCTGGGACCTCTATGCGGCCGGGATGGAGCTCGCCCCCGCCTACTCCGAGCTCAACGATCCCCTGGACCAACGGGAGCGCTTCCTGGAGCAGGCCAGGCGCCGAAGGGAAGGGGATGAGGAAGCCCCCGAGCCCGACGAGGACTTCCTGTTGGCCCTGGAGTACGGCATGCCCCCGGCGGCGGGGCTGGGCCTAGGCCTGGACCGCCTGGCCATGATCCTCACCGACCAGCCCTCCCTAAGGGACGTCCTCCTCTTCCCCCTTCTCAAGCCCAAGCGGGAGCTGGTGGAGGAAGAAGCCTAG